In one window of Chryseobacterium phocaeense DNA:
- a CDS encoding GNAT family N-acetyltransferase, which produces MEKTLVQQTKVAEQAQEITVRILLNGMLRELGNGKFYQGVPKYDTLTASALQNSTYPLHIRFDLKKSEVFLFAPVSYRSESTFHNYGMPLWIVDHKNQTVSEADLDQLTALVYQELSEGATQQGQELFTKRVQNSFRNLQMIMNEGLKDKDALTYSFLESEQQLPVGHNLHPFTKARMGFSREEQLLYGPEFNKGILLEYFLVHKSCVKENSVLDISYEEFLKSLISLPENLEQKYLNEGESVSDFYTVPCHPWEASYLLSTEEGAEMVSNRTLIHIGVLGEEFYSTSSIRSMYSENIPWMPKFSLNVLLTGSIRINTEKDLARGYASALWRKHAAGSFEKDFNQFRLLLEPVTLGVYHEDKNIESLNLLIRENPFSPEDKIVLLARLCQDEPSEGQNFIQKFFTEVSEKQGTGPEETVKLWFEKYIKLLITPLNHLYSQYGMAPEAHQQNLLIQLDDQLMPQTLFVRDAQGYLLRESAREQYTELSKEYPEIEDLFIRDERLLDIISYHVLVSNLAALIASLGKTGWAKERDLINILHDEFEKIHQKEPSDFTRYALKNRFWGTKTNFKAVANEIDGITSAGAISYARVPNLLHYHYFSDQLIQPKGKGVFFSRYFQKDDVTVTMRPIDLDEDLEMLHEWFNREHAIKIWQMNWPIDELETYYRLMLPGDEAHSYIVMSNGEPTCNIEVYWPSRDIVGDYYDVLPTDYGTHQFIAPTDPKKKFVSPSTQSMVDYVFAQPEVGKMVGEGSVDSLASMMNKAHVGFKVDKVIEMPHKKANLNFCYREWYWEKFPQNKDVEFTVKITEHE; this is translated from the coding sequence ATGGAGAAGACTTTGGTACAGCAAACTAAGGTGGCAGAACAGGCACAGGAAATTACAGTACGTATTCTCCTGAACGGAATGCTCCGCGAACTTGGAAACGGAAAATTTTACCAGGGAGTTCCAAAATATGATACCTTAACAGCAAGTGCACTGCAGAACAGTACTTATCCGCTCCACATCAGGTTTGATCTGAAAAAAAGCGAAGTTTTCTTATTTGCTCCCGTTTCCTACCGTTCCGAAAGTACGTTTCATAACTATGGAATGCCTTTATGGATCGTAGATCACAAAAATCAGACGGTTTCTGAAGCCGATCTTGATCAATTGACTGCTTTGGTGTATCAGGAGCTTTCTGAAGGAGCTACCCAACAGGGACAGGAACTGTTCACCAAGAGAGTTCAAAACAGCTTCAGGAATCTTCAGATGATCATGAATGAAGGATTAAAAGATAAAGATGCATTAACGTATTCTTTCCTTGAATCTGAACAGCAGCTTCCTGTAGGACACAACCTTCACCCTTTTACAAAAGCGAGAATGGGATTCTCCAGAGAAGAGCAGCTTCTTTACGGTCCGGAATTCAATAAAGGAATCCTGCTTGAATATTTTCTGGTTCATAAGAGCTGTGTAAAAGAAAATTCAGTGCTGGATATTTCCTATGAAGAGTTTTTGAAAAGCCTGATTTCATTACCGGAAAACCTTGAACAGAAATACCTGAATGAAGGCGAGTCTGTTTCAGATTTTTATACCGTGCCATGCCATCCGTGGGAAGCCAGCTACCTTTTATCTACGGAAGAAGGCGCAGAAATGGTCAGCAACCGTACATTAATCCATATTGGAGTTTTGGGAGAAGAATTTTATTCCACATCTTCCATCCGTAGCATGTACAGCGAGAATATTCCATGGATGCCTAAATTTTCGTTAAATGTCCTTTTAACGGGATCAATAAGAATCAATACGGAGAAAGATCTGGCCAGAGGCTATGCATCAGCATTATGGCGTAAGCATGCCGCAGGATCATTTGAAAAGGATTTTAATCAGTTCAGACTGCTTCTGGAGCCGGTAACATTAGGGGTTTATCATGAAGATAAAAATATCGAAAGCCTTAATCTTCTGATCCGTGAAAATCCGTTTTCACCGGAGGACAAAATTGTATTATTAGCAAGACTTTGTCAGGATGAGCCTTCGGAAGGACAGAATTTTATCCAGAAATTCTTTACGGAAGTTTCGGAAAAACAGGGAACAGGTCCGGAAGAAACTGTGAAATTATGGTTTGAGAAGTATATTAAATTACTGATCACTCCTTTAAATCATCTTTACAGCCAATACGGAATGGCTCCTGAAGCGCACCAGCAGAACCTTCTGATACAACTGGATGACCAGCTGATGCCACAGACTCTTTTTGTAAGGGATGCGCAGGGCTATTTACTGAGAGAAAGTGCAAGAGAACAATACACTGAGCTTTCAAAGGAATATCCTGAGATTGAAGATCTTTTCATCAGGGATGAGCGTCTTCTGGACATTATCTCTTATCATGTACTGGTGAGCAATCTTGCGGCATTGATTGCTTCTTTAGGGAAAACCGGATGGGCAAAGGAAAGGGATCTGATCAATATTTTACATGACGAATTTGAAAAAATTCACCAGAAAGAACCTTCAGATTTCACGCGTTATGCCCTTAAAAACCGGTTTTGGGGTACGAAAACCAATTTTAAAGCGGTAGCTAATGAAATTGACGGAATTACCAGTGCAGGCGCTATTTCTTACGCCAGAGTTCCTAATCTTCTTCATTACCACTATTTCTCTGACCAGCTGATTCAGCCGAAAGGAAAAGGGGTGTTTTTCAGCCGTTATTTCCAGAAAGATGATGTTACAGTTACCATGAGACCGATAGATCTAGATGAAGACCTTGAAATGCTTCACGAATGGTTTAACCGCGAGCATGCCATCAAAATCTGGCAGATGAACTGGCCGATTGATGAGCTGGAAACGTATTACCGTTTGATGCTTCCGGGGGATGAAGCCCATAGCTATATTGTGATGAGTAACGGTGAACCTACCTGTAATATTGAGGTCTACTGGCCGTCCAGGGATATCGTAGGAGATTACTATGACGTGCTGCCTACCGATTACGGAACCCACCAGTTCATTGCACCAACAGATCCGAAGAAAAAATTCGTTTCTCCATCCACACAATCAATGGTAGATTATGTATTTGCCCAGCCGGAGGTAGGAAAAATGGTAGGGGAAGGCTCTGTGGATTCCCTGGCTTCTATGATGAATAAAGCCCATGTGGGTTTCAAAGTAGATAAAGTCATTGAAATGCCTCATAAAAAAGCCAACCTGAACTTCTGCTACAGGGAATGGTATTGGGAAAAATTCCCTCAGAACAAAGACGTAGAATTTACCGTAAAAATTACTGAACATGAATAA
- a CDS encoding MATE family efflux transporter, with product MRKLLHLVKEGSVFAYGAMAGKKVELTSGSINRSIFSLAIPMVMELVMESVFVSINLLIIAKLGDKVLGLVGIADNYINFANAIAIGLGIAAATLTARRAGEKDQEGMSRTAHYIILLAAAFALLIGGLSFLFAGEIISFLGFNTGIVENGLLFSKLVFLSIGLVILRLSINGLFRGAGDADLAMKSLWLCHTSSMIFAVILVFGLGFIPAYGLMGLAYATILSRLLAVLYQFFILLTRRTSVNILTKFHVDLPLIRKILKITFGGLVQYIIPASSWLIMVKIIATFGTTALAGYIIAQRIASVATMPAWGIGNAAGVLTGQNLGAGNPDRAEKTVWRAGGINMTYLVAVAIFWQFAAKYVVTFFTQEAEVAQYAIQYIHVVSMAYLLLGFTMVISRALNAAGNIMQVTLLYMIMFYVIQLPLAYLLGVRLHWELKGIFTAIVSSEIVLAVLFLMIFKNGKWKTIKI from the coding sequence ATGAGAAAGCTTCTGCATCTTGTAAAAGAAGGCTCTGTATTTGCGTACGGAGCAATGGCAGGGAAAAAGGTCGAGCTTACTTCAGGCAGCATCAACCGTTCTATCTTCAGCCTTGCCATTCCTATGGTGATGGAGCTGGTGATGGAATCCGTATTTGTGAGTATCAACCTTTTGATTATTGCAAAACTCGGCGATAAAGTCCTTGGGCTTGTAGGAATTGCAGACAACTACATCAATTTTGCCAATGCAATTGCCATTGGTTTAGGGATCGCTGCTGCAACACTGACGGCAAGAAGGGCCGGAGAAAAAGATCAGGAAGGAATGAGCCGTACTGCCCATTACATCATATTGCTGGCCGCGGCTTTTGCATTACTGATTGGCGGTCTTTCATTCCTTTTTGCCGGGGAAATCATCAGCTTCCTCGGGTTCAATACAGGAATCGTGGAGAACGGTCTTTTATTTTCAAAACTGGTCTTTTTAAGTATTGGCCTGGTGATTCTGCGTCTCTCGATTAATGGATTGTTCAGAGGTGCCGGAGATGCGGATCTTGCGATGAAGTCACTTTGGCTTTGTCATACCTCCAGTATGATCTTTGCCGTGATCCTGGTCTTCGGGCTAGGCTTTATTCCTGCGTACGGGCTGATGGGTCTGGCTTATGCCACCATTTTATCCCGTTTGCTGGCGGTACTGTACCAGTTCTTTATTCTTCTTACCCGCAGGACAAGTGTCAATATTCTTACGAAATTTCACGTTGACCTGCCTTTAATCAGGAAAATACTGAAAATTACTTTTGGCGGGCTGGTTCAGTACATTATTCCTGCTTCCAGCTGGCTGATTATGGTGAAGATTATCGCCACTTTCGGGACTACGGCATTGGCGGGCTATATTATTGCCCAGAGGATTGCTTCGGTAGCCACGATGCCTGCCTGGGGAATAGGAAACGCCGCCGGTGTTCTTACCGGACAGAACCTGGGAGCCGGAAATCCGGACCGCGCAGAAAAAACCGTGTGGAGAGCCGGAGGAATCAATATGACGTATCTGGTAGCAGTTGCCATATTCTGGCAGTTTGCCGCTAAATATGTGGTGACTTTCTTCACCCAGGAAGCTGAGGTTGCACAGTATGCCATTCAGTATATCCATGTGGTATCGATGGCCTATCTCTTACTGGGCTTTACAATGGTGATCAGCCGTGCGCTTAATGCCGCAGGTAATATCATGCAGGTAACGCTGCTGTACATGATCATGTTCTACGTTATTCAGCTTCCTTTGGCGTACCTGCTTGGGGTAAGGCTTCACTGGGAGCTGAAAGGAATATTTACGGCGATTGTTTCTTCGGAAATCGTATTGGCCGTATTATTCTTAATGATTTTCAAAAATGGTAAATGGAAAACTATAAAAATTTAA
- a CDS encoding IucA/IucC family protein — MNTNLNNTIISQEIWLQANRDLMAKTIAELMHEERLKPVEILQDEQGFTVFKLETGIGSIEYSFRGQERMMDYWHIDKDSIQKITDSVSSAVLNIPEFFLEMQTVLDLDANTLARYTEELLYTLYCDALILSRGVMTSKDLASSNYQTVEHQMTGHPWVIVNKSRLGFSPTDLETFAPEAAQDLKVLWLAAHKDRSAFQSLEHIDQEEFYRSEMGNELFEKFQQKLISEGKSVQDYNLIPVHPWQWEHKLKIHFAGDIAGGILILLGEGNDIYSPQQSIRTLFNINHPEKRYLKTAVSILSTGNIRGLSPKQMKIAPAITDWVKGLIKDDAYLEDKGTIFLGEEASIAYLHPQYSSITGVPYQYNEFLGALWRESACKYLKEDEEMFTMASLLFVDQNGVPLVQAFAEKAGTSIRQWITDYLDAYLTPLLHIYYTHSLCVTPHGENIMVVLKNGLPQRIVIKDFVDDIVLTPEAREKLPDHLADGLIQSSNKENVPLSILLGVFDAFFRYLANVLHTHSGFQEETFWTLVHECIENYKNHNPHLNERYEKYDLYVPAFKRFYINSVRLKNGGYSENKAFAIPKKDGALPNPLYQIVNKNSVAEV, encoded by the coding sequence ATGAACACCAATTTAAATAATACAATCATCAGTCAGGAAATATGGCTCCAGGCCAACAGGGATCTTATGGCCAAAACCATTGCAGAGCTGATGCATGAAGAACGGCTGAAACCTGTTGAAATCCTTCAGGATGAACAGGGATTTACTGTTTTTAAACTTGAAACAGGAATTGGAAGTATAGAATACAGCTTCCGCGGTCAGGAAAGGATGATGGATTACTGGCATATTGATAAAGACAGCATTCAGAAAATCACGGACAGTGTATCGTCTGCTGTTCTGAATATCCCTGAATTTTTCCTTGAAATGCAGACCGTACTTGATCTTGATGCCAATACTTTAGCAAGATATACAGAAGAATTACTGTATACTTTATATTGCGATGCTTTAATCTTATCAAGAGGCGTGATGACTTCAAAAGATCTGGCGTCCAGCAATTACCAGACGGTAGAGCATCAGATGACTGGACATCCGTGGGTAATCGTAAACAAAAGCCGATTAGGATTTTCCCCGACCGATCTTGAAACATTTGCTCCCGAAGCAGCACAGGATTTAAAAGTGCTTTGGCTGGCAGCCCACAAAGACAGATCTGCTTTCCAGTCGCTGGAACATATTGATCAGGAAGAATTCTACCGTTCCGAAATGGGAAATGAATTATTTGAGAAATTCCAGCAAAAGCTGATCAGTGAAGGGAAATCCGTTCAGGATTATAATTTAATTCCGGTGCATCCGTGGCAGTGGGAACATAAACTGAAGATTCATTTTGCAGGGGATATTGCTGGCGGTATTTTAATACTGCTGGGAGAAGGAAATGATATCTACAGTCCGCAGCAGAGTATCCGTACCTTATTCAATATTAATCATCCTGAAAAAAGATACCTTAAAACTGCAGTATCTATTTTAAGCACGGGAAATATCAGGGGATTATCACCAAAACAGATGAAAATTGCTCCTGCTATTACAGACTGGGTAAAAGGCCTGATCAAAGATGATGCTTATCTGGAAGACAAAGGAACCATATTTTTGGGGGAAGAAGCTTCTATTGCCTATCTGCATCCCCAATACAGTTCCATTACAGGAGTTCCTTACCAGTACAATGAATTCCTGGGTGCCTTATGGCGTGAAAGTGCCTGCAAATACTTAAAGGAGGATGAAGAAATGTTCACCATGGCTTCACTGCTTTTTGTGGATCAGAATGGAGTTCCTTTGGTTCAGGCTTTTGCAGAAAAAGCGGGTACCAGCATCAGACAGTGGATTACAGATTATCTTGACGCTTATCTTACCCCGCTGCTTCATATCTACTATACCCATTCTCTTTGTGTGACGCCTCACGGGGAAAACATTATGGTCGTCCTGAAAAACGGATTGCCACAAAGAATTGTCATCAAAGATTTCGTGGATGATATCGTTCTGACCCCGGAAGCAAGGGAAAAACTTCCTGATCATCTGGCAGATGGACTGATCCAGTCTTCCAACAAAGAAAATGTACCGTTGTCTATTCTTCTGGGCGTTTTTGATGCATTCTTCAGGTATTTAGCCAATGTCCTGCATACACATTCCGGTTTTCAGGAAGAAACATTCTGGACCCTTGTTCATGAATGTATTGAGAACTACAAAAATCACAACCCTCATCTGAACGAACGTTACGAAAAATATGATCTGTATGTGCCTGCATTTAAAAGGTTTTACATCAACAGTGTGCGACTGAAGAATGGCGGTTACAGCGAAAATAAGGCATTTGCAATCCCGAAAAAAGATGGTGCACTGCCGAATCCGCTGTATCAGATTGTGAATAAAAACTCGGTAGCGGAAGTATGA
- a CDS encoding acyl carrier protein, which yields MHTTDEFYEIIASAIAVKKELVDENLTYQEIPEWDSMSHLLIVEALEQFYRVKFDFNDILEMGTVGKIREKMKKYDVLVEN from the coding sequence ATGCACACAACAGACGAATTTTACGAAATTATAGCCTCAGCAATCGCTGTGAAAAAGGAACTGGTAGACGAAAACTTAACCTATCAGGAGATTCCTGAATGGGATTCCATGTCGCACCTGCTTATTGTAGAGGCTCTGGAGCAGTTCTACCGTGTCAAGTTTGACTTTAATGACATCCTGGAAATGGGAACTGTCGGAAAGATCCGCGAAAAAATGAAAAAATACGATGTACTCGTAGAAAACTAA
- a CDS encoding lysine N(6)-hydroxylase/L-ornithine N(5)-oxygenase family protein codes for MNNENIYNVIGIGIGPFNLGLAALSNPISELKTLFLDQRDGFDWHPGLMIDHVTLQTPFLCDCVSMADPTNPLSLLNYLKETNRLYKFFIREDFFIPRKEYNRYCQWVVSQLPQCRFSTQVVDIVYEDGLYIITTVHTKTKETEVFRTERLILGTGTQPHIPSFIPKEDSRILHTSSYLYRKEELLAQGKKIAVIGSGQSAAEVFYDLLQSRDEDTQLGWYSRPDRFFPMEYSKLTLELTSPDYVDYFYGRDESARKTILSKQQAQFKGINYDLINEIYDFIYDLNIDNADPKLTIIPNSQLDRVDNSDPNRLTLEFTQLEQEVPYEQEADYLVVGTGYRYHEPAFLKNIQPRIKRDSGGLFAVNRNYSIDHNGGEIYVLHAEVHTHSYISTDLGMAAYRNSYIINDILGREHYKIEKKIAFQDFDVEKHAAMPTAKI; via the coding sequence ATGAATAACGAGAATATATACAATGTGATTGGAATTGGAATTGGTCCTTTTAATTTAGGACTGGCCGCTTTATCCAACCCGATTTCTGAATTAAAAACCCTTTTCCTGGACCAGAGAGACGGCTTCGACTGGCATCCGGGATTAATGATTGACCATGTAACTCTGCAGACGCCATTCTTGTGCGACTGCGTATCCATGGCAGATCCTACCAATCCGTTAAGCCTTTTGAATTATTTAAAAGAAACGAACAGATTGTACAAATTTTTTATCCGGGAAGATTTTTTCATCCCGAGGAAAGAGTATAACCGTTACTGCCAGTGGGTCGTAAGCCAGCTTCCGCAGTGCCGTTTTTCCACGCAGGTTGTGGATATTGTGTATGAAGACGGATTGTATATAATCACAACGGTACATACCAAAACAAAAGAAACAGAAGTTTTCAGAACAGAAAGACTGATTCTGGGAACAGGAACACAGCCGCATATACCTTCATTTATTCCGAAAGAAGATTCGCGTATTCTTCATACAAGTTCTTATTTGTACCGCAAGGAAGAACTTCTGGCTCAGGGTAAGAAAATTGCGGTGATCGGTTCAGGACAGAGTGCCGCAGAGGTTTTCTATGACCTGCTTCAAAGCCGCGATGAAGACACCCAGCTGGGCTGGTATTCCCGTCCGGACCGTTTCTTTCCGATGGAGTATTCAAAATTGACCTTAGAGCTTACTTCTCCTGATTATGTAGATTATTTCTATGGCAGAGACGAATCGGCCAGAAAAACAATTTTAAGCAAGCAGCAGGCACAGTTTAAAGGAATCAATTATGACCTGATCAATGAAATCTACGATTTTATCTACGACCTGAATATCGATAATGCTGATCCGAAGCTGACGATTATTCCAAACAGCCAGCTGGACAGAGTAGATAACAGCGATCCGAACCGTTTAACCCTTGAATTTACACAACTGGAGCAGGAAGTTCCTTACGAACAGGAAGCTGATTATCTGGTGGTAGGAACCGGATACCGTTACCATGAACCTGCTTTCCTGAAGAATATCCAGCCCAGGATTAAAAGAGATTCAGGCGGGCTATTTGCCGTAAACAGGAATTATTCCATAGACCATAACGGCGGCGAAATTTACGTCCTTCATGCGGAAGTACATACCCACAGCTATATTTCAACGGACCTTGGAATGGCTGCGTACCGTAATTCCTATATCATCAATGACATATTAGGAAGGGAACATTATAAGATCGAAAAGAAAATAGCATTCCAGGATTTTGACGTTGAAAAACATGCTGCGATGCCCACTGCGAAAATATAA
- a CDS encoding AMP-binding protein, which produces MKILENVIANKNLLFTDASSGATTPVGTLYRSLGLNPVEKGLIFLYNDNQLPSVEVLLNFYGTAHAIAVLGQKLHPEFKERLEAEYRPKYIFDPSREEVQGYELKEFSETVKIFAKKDYQPEVVIHPEIKILLSTSGTTGVPKLVKLSDENLYQNAISILQYMPIQGTDVVPLNVPINFVYGFSIFTTNCMRAGRIVCTDKDIMQKAFWDEMEEYGYSTLGGVPYLYENLNRIGFFRKDSASLRYMTHTGGVINAELRKTIFNYCHEFEKQFFAQYGQTEAGGRMAYLTTDGLLEEETSIGTPVYGGSFEIDSETDELLFLHSSISGGYANKLEDLANYEQSKLLRTGDTARRGQNGLYYITGRIKRIMKLFGIRLNLDEVEFILKNELEGNTFVCLNANDKKIIVLYDNKDIDPQIITETIKNKLRINPQYVRTEHIESFPLSQNGKINYPLLQNLQHENI; this is translated from the coding sequence ATGAAAATTTTAGAAAATGTAATTGCCAACAAGAACCTGTTGTTTACAGATGCTTCCAGCGGTGCCACCACGCCCGTTGGAACGCTGTACCGGTCTTTAGGCCTCAATCCTGTAGAAAAAGGATTGATCTTTTTGTACAATGACAACCAGCTGCCCAGTGTTGAGGTTCTTCTCAATTTCTATGGAACAGCGCATGCCATTGCCGTTCTGGGACAGAAGCTGCATCCTGAATTCAAAGAACGCCTGGAAGCAGAATACCGTCCGAAGTATATCTTTGACCCTTCAAGAGAAGAAGTTCAGGGATATGAACTGAAGGAATTCTCGGAAACAGTGAAGATCTTTGCTAAAAAAGATTATCAGCCGGAGGTGGTTATTCATCCCGAAATCAAGATCCTGCTGAGCACTTCCGGAACCACCGGAGTTCCGAAACTGGTTAAGCTTTCAGATGAAAACCTTTATCAGAACGCCATCAGCATCCTCCAGTACATGCCGATCCAGGGAACAGACGTAGTCCCACTTAACGTACCGATTAATTTCGTGTACGGTTTTTCAATTTTTACCACCAACTGTATGCGGGCGGGAAGAATAGTATGCACGGACAAGGACATCATGCAGAAAGCTTTCTGGGACGAAATGGAAGAGTATGGCTACAGCACGCTTGGCGGTGTGCCTTACCTGTATGAAAACCTGAACAGAATCGGGTTCTTCAGAAAAGACAGCGCCAGCCTGAGATATATGACCCATACAGGAGGCGTGATCAATGCTGAATTAAGAAAAACCATCTTCAATTACTGCCATGAGTTTGAGAAACAGTTCTTCGCCCAGTACGGACAGACTGAGGCAGGCGGAAGAATGGCCTATCTTACCACGGACGGGCTTCTTGAAGAAGAAACTTCTATCGGAACTCCTGTATATGGAGGTAGTTTTGAAATTGATTCTGAAACTGATGAACTCCTTTTCTTACATTCCAGCATCAGTGGCGGCTATGCCAATAAACTGGAAGATCTGGCTAACTATGAGCAGTCTAAGCTTCTTCGTACCGGGGATACGGCCAGAAGAGGTCAGAACGGACTGTACTACATTACAGGCAGAATCAAGAGGATTATGAAGCTTTTCGGGATCCGTCTTAACCTGGATGAGGTAGAATTTATCCTTAAAAATGAGCTGGAAGGAAATACATTTGTCTGTCTGAATGCCAATGACAAAAAAATCATTGTGTTGTATGACAATAAAGATATTGATCCCCAGATCATTACGGAAACCATCAAGAATAAGCTGCGCATCAACCCGCAATACGTACGCACAGAGCACATAGAATCATTCCCATTATCACAAAACGGCAAAATCAATTACCCACTGCTACAAAACTTACAGCATGAAAATATTTAA